One Gaiellales bacterium DNA segment encodes these proteins:
- a CDS encoding alcohol dehydrogenase catalytic domain-containing protein: MDSVPPPARRIRGAVTYEFGGPMTVEHLDVRPPAPGEVGVRVAACAICHSDVAYMRGAWGGHLPAVFGHEVAGVVDELGDGVDGLAVGDHVVVTLIRFCGRCRTCAGGLPALCEQRGRLGELARSPLTLGGEPVHQGMRTAGFAERVVADVSQIVPVPRTMPLEQAALLACGVLTGAGAVLRTAAMEAGSLAAVIGLGGVGLNAVQGCALAGAPVIIGIDPLERKRSAAERLGATRTATPDEAAAAADEATGGRGLDVVVVTAPSGAAVAAAIAMLADGGLAVLVGMPSNATVTIDPEAIAERGLRIVGSKVGSARPHTDIPGYASLYEGGRLQLEPLITHRFPLDDVNDAIATAVGGEAVKVIVVP; the protein is encoded by the coding sequence ATGGACTCAGTCCCCCCACCGGCCAGGCGGATCCGGGGTGCCGTGACATACGAGTTCGGCGGGCCGATGACCGTCGAGCACCTGGACGTGCGGCCCCCGGCGCCGGGCGAGGTGGGCGTCCGCGTCGCGGCCTGCGCGATCTGCCACAGCGACGTCGCGTACATGCGCGGCGCGTGGGGCGGCCACCTGCCCGCGGTGTTCGGGCACGAGGTGGCCGGCGTGGTGGACGAGCTGGGCGACGGCGTCGACGGCCTCGCCGTCGGCGACCACGTGGTCGTCACGCTGATCCGCTTCTGCGGGCGGTGCCGCACGTGCGCGGGCGGACTGCCGGCGCTGTGCGAGCAGCGCGGCCGGCTGGGCGAGCTCGCGCGGTCGCCGCTCACCCTCGGCGGCGAGCCGGTGCACCAGGGGATGCGCACCGCCGGCTTCGCCGAGCGGGTCGTCGCCGACGTCTCGCAGATCGTCCCGGTTCCGCGGACGATGCCGCTGGAGCAGGCGGCGCTGCTTGCGTGTGGCGTCCTCACGGGCGCCGGAGCGGTGCTGCGGACGGCTGCCATGGAGGCCGGGTCGCTTGCGGCCGTGATCGGCCTGGGCGGCGTCGGCCTGAACGCGGTGCAGGGATGCGCGCTGGCGGGAGCTCCTGTGATCATCGGCATCGATCCGCTCGAGAGGAAGCGTTCGGCGGCGGAGCGGCTGGGCGCGACCCGAACGGCGACTCCGGACGAGGCGGCCGCGGCAGCGGATGAGGCGACGGGCGGCCGCGGCCTCGATGTCGTCGTCGTCACAGCTCCCTCGGGAGCCGCCGTCGCGGCGGCCATCGCCATGCTTGCGGACGGCGGGCTCGCGGTGCTGGTCGGAATGCCCTCGAACGCGACCGTGACGATCGATCCCGAGGCGATCGCCGAACGCGGGCTACGTATCGTGGGAAGCAAGGTCGGGTCCGCACGGCCGCACACCGACATCCCGGGCTATGCCTCGCTGTACGAGGGCGGACGGCTGCAGCTCGAGCCGTTGATCACCCACCGGTTCCCGCTGGACGACGTCAACGATGCCATCGCGACCGCGGTCGGCGGCGAGGCTGTCAAGGTGATCGTTGTCCCCTGA
- a CDS encoding cyclic nucleotide-binding domain-containing protein, producing MEPHIDPRDWDALKRAGHEQDAEAGQVLVREGGTGGSLFVVLSGTVTVTRGGRRIGELGEGSLLGEAAMLDGRPRTASAVVAEQARLLVIPGTAVRALISERPALREALLQAARARLLA from the coding sequence ATGGAGCCGCACATCGACCCACGCGACTGGGATGCCCTCAAGCGGGCGGGCCACGAGCAGGACGCGGAGGCCGGCCAGGTGCTGGTGCGGGAGGGCGGCACCGGCGGATCGCTGTTCGTCGTGCTGAGCGGCACCGTCACGGTCACACGCGGCGGCCGCCGCATCGGCGAGCTGGGCGAGGGCTCGCTGCTCGGCGAGGCCGCCATGCTCGACGGCAGGCCGCGGACGGCGAGCGCGGTGGTCGCCGAACAGGCGCGTTTGCTGGTCATCCCCGGCACCGCCGTGCGCGCACTCATCTCGGAGCGGCCGGCGCTGCGCGAGGCGCTGCTGCAGGCGGCTCGCGCCCGCTTGCTAGCGTAG
- a CDS encoding glutamate--tRNA ligase family protein, which yields MPPKVRFAPSPTGSLHLGSALTAVANWLFARSRGGSVLLRIDDTDEEREVAGSQDEIERDLRWLGLEWDEGPVRQSDRRQRHLEAAASAEGAFTREGAVWLAAPGASQFVIVRSDGRPTYRWASAVDDADFGITHVIRGNDHLPNTALQLAAIRSLGADPPEFLHHALVRGDEGKLSKREGAGSIGSLRAQGYPPEAVVNLLALVATSGPGDVLSWQELVDRFDESRLARGEVVIETARLRALSTAHLAALPSQQLAERVLEFAPGTDAALVTALAPALRGAHTLAEAADLAACVSEAPERHPVPQLATIRGRYPDRLSEDDARALVDELRRAGVPLREARVALTGRERGPELWAVLAALPRDEAIRRAA from the coding sequence ATGCCGCCGAAGGTCCGCTTCGCACCAAGCCCGACCGGCTCGCTCCACCTTGGGAGCGCGCTGACGGCCGTGGCGAACTGGCTGTTTGCCCGCAGCCGTGGCGGCTCCGTCCTCCTGCGCATCGACGACACCGACGAGGAGCGCGAGGTCGCGGGGTCACAGGATGAGATCGAGCGCGACCTCCGGTGGCTGGGCCTCGAGTGGGACGAGGGGCCCGTGCGCCAGAGCGACCGCCGGCAGCGGCATCTGGAGGCGGCGGCGTCCGCGGAGGGCGCCTTCACGCGGGAGGGCGCCGTCTGGCTGGCCGCGCCCGGCGCGAGCCAGTTCGTGATCGTCCGGTCAGACGGCCGGCCCACCTACCGCTGGGCGTCGGCGGTGGACGATGCCGACTTCGGTATTACGCATGTCATCCGCGGGAATGACCATCTGCCGAACACGGCGCTGCAGCTTGCCGCGATCCGCTCGCTCGGCGCCGACCCGCCCGAGTTCCTGCACCACGCGCTCGTCCGCGGAGACGAGGGCAAGCTCTCCAAGCGCGAAGGCGCCGGGTCGATCGGCTCGCTGCGCGCCCAGGGGTACCCACCCGAGGCGGTGGTGAACCTGCTCGCGCTGGTCGCCACGTCCGGCCCGGGAGACGTGCTGTCGTGGCAGGAGCTGGTCGATCGGTTCGACGAGTCGCGGCTTGCGAGGGGAGAGGTGGTGATCGAGACTGCGCGGCTGCGCGCCCTCTCGACCGCGCATCTGGCGGCGCTGCCGTCGCAGCAGCTGGCTGAGCGCGTGCTGGAGTTCGCGCCCGGCACGGACGCCGCCCTGGTCACCGCACTGGCGCCGGCGCTCCGCGGAGCGCACACGCTTGCCGAGGCGGCCGATCTTGCCGCCTGCGTCTCGGAGGCGCCCGAACGGCACCCGGTGCCTCAGCTGGCAACGATACGGGGACGCTATCCCGACCGCCTGTCGGAGGACGACGCGAGGGCGCTGGTCGATGAGCTGCGACGCGCCGGCGTTCCGCTGCGCGAGGCGCGGGTCGCGCTGACCGGCCGAGAGCGCGGCCCGGAGCTGTGGGCGGTGCTGGCAGCCCTGCCCCGCGACGAGGCGATCAGGAGGGCGGCGTGA
- the cysS gene encoding cysteine--tRNA ligase yields the protein MKLRDSLTGGLHELEPGADGTVGMYFCGPTVYNRIHIGNARPFVVSMLLKRYLEWRGQPVTLVENITDINDKIYTAASAAGIPSGRLAAEMSDAYIADTERLGLGRPDREPRATETVPEIVALIEELIAAGHAYEAGGDVYFAVNSFAGYGRLSNQRIDQLREGGDTEGGDQKRDPLDFALWKATKPGEDTSWDSPWGKGRPGWHIECSAMAERWLGPEFAVHGGGRDLVFPHHENEIAQSQAAGRPFARLWAHNGMLRLGGEKMSKSVGNIEPLHMAIDRWGAETLILFFLRGHYTAPIDYTDDALEQARRAGDTLRNRLRDGTGGTDDVLRDAVVEALDEDFNTPRALASLFEAPPEASGTVAEVLGVLGLGALAEEPPPPGDLVAKAAQRDEARAARDFARADALRDELLAAGWEVRDTPDGAVLYRR from the coding sequence GTGAAGCTGCGCGACTCGCTCACGGGCGGGCTGCACGAACTGGAGCCGGGCGCGGACGGCACGGTCGGCATGTACTTCTGCGGCCCCACCGTCTACAACCGCATCCATATCGGAAACGCGCGGCCGTTCGTCGTGTCGATGCTGCTCAAGCGGTACCTGGAGTGGCGTGGCCAGCCCGTCACGCTGGTCGAGAACATCACCGACATCAACGACAAGATCTACACGGCGGCGTCCGCCGCGGGGATCCCCTCCGGCAGGTTGGCGGCCGAGATGAGCGACGCCTACATCGCGGACACCGAGCGCCTCGGTCTCGGCAGGCCGGATCGCGAGCCGCGGGCCACCGAAACCGTGCCCGAGATCGTGGCGCTGATCGAGGAGCTGATCGCCGCGGGCCATGCCTACGAGGCCGGCGGCGACGTGTACTTCGCCGTGAACAGCTTTGCCGGCTACGGCCGCCTGTCCAACCAGCGCATCGACCAGCTCCGCGAGGGCGGCGACACGGAGGGCGGCGACCAGAAGCGCGACCCGCTCGACTTCGCCCTCTGGAAGGCGACGAAGCCGGGTGAGGACACGTCCTGGGACTCGCCGTGGGGGAAGGGGCGGCCCGGCTGGCACATCGAGTGCTCGGCGATGGCGGAGCGGTGGCTGGGGCCGGAGTTCGCGGTGCACGGCGGTGGGCGCGACCTCGTGTTCCCCCACCACGAGAACGAGATCGCGCAGTCGCAGGCGGCCGGGCGGCCGTTCGCGCGCCTGTGGGCGCACAACGGCATGCTGCGGCTGGGCGGCGAGAAGATGTCCAAGTCGGTCGGAAACATCGAGCCGCTGCACATGGCCATCGACCGCTGGGGCGCCGAGACGCTGATCCTGTTCTTCCTCCGCGGGCACTACACGGCGCCGATCGACTACACCGACGACGCGCTGGAGCAGGCGCGCCGCGCGGGCGACACGCTGCGCAACAGGCTGCGGGACGGCACGGGCGGAACGGACGACGTCCTTCGCGACGCGGTCGTCGAGGCGCTGGACGAGGACTTCAACACCCCGCGAGCCCTTGCATCGCTGTTCGAGGCGCCGCCGGAGGCGTCGGGCACCGTCGCCGAGGTGCTCGGGGTTCTCGGCCTCGGCGCGCTCGCGGAGGAGCCGCCGCCGCCGGGCGACCTGGTCGCGAAGGCGGCGCAGCGGGACGAGGCACGTGCGGCTCGCGACTTCGCCCGCGCCGATGCGCTGCGCGACGAGCTGCTGGCGGCCGGGTGGGAGGTGCGCGACACGCCCGACGGCGCCGTGCTCTACCGGCGATGA
- the rlmB gene encoding 23S rRNA (guanosine(2251)-2'-O)-methyltransferase RlmB, producing the protein MSGEVVYGTHPVREALRGRREVFAVHCTRRAAEHLEWLPAGAVVDPPERLDELAGSGDHQGVVAEVAPYPYADHHALLGRERPLLAALDEVTDPHNLGAIARVCEAAGADGLLITRRRSAGITAAVCRASAGAVEHLAIARIENLADTLLAARRPGLWTYAADAAGDDDAYDRQDYRDGTVFVLGAEGKGLRPRVRRSCDAVASIPMRGRVESLNVSTAAAVLLFEAVRQRRGG; encoded by the coding sequence ATGAGCGGGGAGGTCGTCTACGGGACGCACCCGGTGCGTGAGGCGCTGCGTGGGCGGCGCGAGGTGTTTGCCGTGCACTGCACGAGGCGCGCCGCCGAGCACCTCGAGTGGCTTCCCGCGGGCGCGGTGGTGGATCCGCCCGAGCGCCTCGACGAGCTGGCGGGGAGTGGCGACCACCAGGGCGTCGTGGCCGAGGTGGCGCCCTACCCGTATGCCGACCACCATGCGCTGCTCGGCCGTGAGCGTCCGCTCCTGGCTGCGCTCGACGAGGTGACAGATCCGCACAATCTCGGTGCGATCGCGCGCGTCTGCGAGGCGGCCGGCGCCGACGGCCTGCTGATCACGCGACGGCGGTCAGCCGGGATCACCGCCGCGGTGTGCCGGGCGTCGGCGGGCGCCGTCGAGCACCTGGCCATCGCCCGGATCGAGAACCTCGCCGACACGCTGCTCGCGGCACGGCGCCCCGGTCTTTGGACGTATGCCGCCGACGCAGCGGGCGACGACGACGCGTACGACCGCCAGGACTACCGCGACGGGACGGTCTTCGTCCTCGGCGCAGAGGGCAAGGGCCTGCGGCCGCGCGTCCGGCGCTCGTGCGATGCGGTGGCGTCGATTCCGATGCGGGGGCGGGTCGAGTCGCTGAACGTGAGCACCGCCGCGGCCGTCCTGCTGTTCGAGGCGGTCAGGCAGCGCCGCGGTGGCTGA
- a CDS encoding NYN domain-containing protein: MADPGRELWIVDGDNVAHVRGGSELYEQVRADLVAAVVDHAARAGIETVLVFDGHGRDTSVGLMRVRFAGAETADTLIERLAHRSQHDHEVTVISSDTVLRHVAQRGGVQAMSAREYVDRLAAAPAGDPAPQRPGQRYTVAGSVDEAVREALERMRRGQ; encoded by the coding sequence GTGGCTGACCCGGGACGGGAGCTCTGGATCGTCGACGGCGACAACGTGGCCCACGTGCGCGGCGGGTCCGAGCTCTACGAGCAGGTGCGCGCCGACCTGGTCGCGGCAGTCGTCGATCACGCCGCACGGGCCGGCATCGAGACGGTGCTCGTCTTCGACGGACACGGCCGCGACACGTCGGTGGGTCTGATGCGCGTACGGTTCGCCGGGGCCGAGACGGCCGACACGCTGATCGAGCGCCTGGCGCACCGCAGCCAGCACGACCACGAGGTGACGGTGATCTCGTCGGACACCGTCCTGCGTCACGTGGCGCAGCGCGGCGGTGTGCAGGCGATGAGCGCCCGCGAGTACGTCGATCGGCTCGCCGCTGCGCCGGCAGGCGACCCCGCGCCCCAGCGTCCCGGACAGCGCTACACCGTCGCCGGGTCGGTGGACGAGGCGGTGCGCGAGGCGCTCGAGCGTATGCGGCGCGGGCAATAG
- the sigH gene encoding RNA polymerase sporulation sigma factor SigH — MARSNAALARQVQPRVWRDTGEVAVIAAARKGDERAMDTIIRRYEGFVRLKASSYFLAGGDSHDLIQEGLVGLYKAVRDYRSDKDTSFRSFAELCITRQIITAIKTATRYKHAPLNSYVSFSHTPAGQESEADCTLGDALPGPAVDDPASCVISTEELQSLLGCLNTTLSTLESQVLTCYLEGRSYEEIGELLDCDPKTVDNALQRVKRKVLSHLQSRRITA, encoded by the coding sequence GTGGCAAGGTCGAACGCAGCGCTGGCGCGACAGGTGCAGCCGCGGGTGTGGCGCGATACGGGGGAGGTCGCCGTGATCGCGGCCGCGCGGAAGGGCGACGAGCGCGCCATGGACACGATCATCCGGCGGTACGAGGGGTTCGTGCGGCTCAAGGCGAGCTCCTACTTCCTGGCAGGCGGTGATTCGCACGACCTCATCCAGGAGGGCCTGGTCGGCCTCTACAAGGCGGTTCGCGACTACCGGTCGGACAAGGACACGTCGTTCCGCTCGTTCGCGGAGCTGTGCATCACGCGTCAGATCATCACGGCGATCAAGACGGCCACCCGCTACAAGCACGCGCCGCTGAACAGCTACGTGTCGTTCAGCCATACGCCGGCGGGCCAGGAGTCGGAGGCAGACTGCACCCTTGGCGACGCGCTGCCCGGTCCGGCCGTGGACGATCCGGCCAGCTGCGTGATCTCGACCGAGGAGCTGCAGAGCCTGCTCGGCTGCCTGAACACCACCCTCTCCACCCTCGAATCGCAGGTGCTCACCTGCTACCTCGAGGGTCGCAGCTACGAGGAGATCGGCGAGCTGCTCGACTGCGACCCAAAGACGGTCGACAACGCGCTCCAGCGGGTCAAGCGCAAGGTGCTCTCGCACCTGCAGTCGCGACGCATCACCGCCTGA
- a CDS encoding antibiotic biosynthesis monooxygenase yields the protein MFEYRVSRDRTSAFERVYGSDGDWARFFAHDPAYRGTELWTSLRDEQRYVVVDRWDSEAAYADFRHRCANEYERRSAASAPLYESERVVGEFHRGR from the coding sequence GTGTTCGAGTACCGGGTGTCCCGTGACCGCACTTCGGCGTTCGAGCGCGTCTACGGGAGCGACGGTGACTGGGCGCGATTCTTCGCCCATGACCCGGCGTACCGGGGCACGGAGCTGTGGACATCGCTCAGGGACGAGCAGCGCTACGTCGTCGTCGATCGCTGGGATTCGGAGGCCGCGTACGCCGACTTCCGGCACCGCTGTGCGAACGAGTATGAGCGCCGCAGCGCCGCGTCGGCGCCGTTGTACGAGTCCGAGCGGGTGGTCGGCGAGTTCCACCGCGGACGGTGA
- a CDS encoding winged helix DNA-binding domain-containing protein, which produces MVMVSWERAQARRLERSSLVGRTAGTPLARLAGMVCGLHAQVQTSAEQQLAARIDGLQQRDVRTALWETRELAKAWTVRGTLHLHPSDELSLWLAARRAVARRGGDGALREWRDPAGTVHPPLEARAVEAVRAAVWDALDGRCLRRDQLADAVVARVGAAPSERLRSGFAFFLADLCQGPPEGSRITLARPDQWLRGWRGVDEEQALTEVCRRYVRAYGPAGAQEFREWFGGGSLSAAECRAVFTRLSGELEEVSVDGRPAFVLSGDADFPEPARTVRLLPEYDVLIMGCRERDRLIPEPVRALIAADGRGRYEGPAGVRLVLVDGVAAGLWRRATRGKVVEIDATLAAPARRIGRRALAGEAERIGTLLGVDVALSIRR; this is translated from the coding sequence ATGGTGATGGTGTCCTGGGAGCGCGCACAGGCGCGCCGGCTCGAGCGCTCGTCGCTCGTCGGCCGCACGGCCGGCACGCCGTTGGCACGCCTCGCCGGCATGGTCTGCGGACTCCACGCCCAGGTGCAGACGTCCGCCGAGCAGCAGCTGGCCGCGCGGATCGACGGTCTGCAGCAGCGGGACGTGCGCACGGCCCTGTGGGAGACGCGCGAGCTGGCGAAGGCCTGGACGGTGCGAGGGACGCTTCACCTGCACCCGTCCGACGAGCTCTCCCTGTGGCTCGCCGCCCGGCGCGCCGTGGCCCGCCGCGGCGGTGACGGTGCCCTCCGGGAGTGGCGCGATCCGGCCGGCACGGTGCACCCGCCCCTGGAGGCGCGGGCCGTTGAAGCCGTGAGGGCAGCCGTCTGGGACGCGCTCGACGGCCGCTGCCTCCGGCGCGACCAGCTCGCGGATGCGGTGGTCGCGCGGGTCGGGGCCGCGCCGAGCGAGCGCCTCCGGTCCGGCTTCGCGTTCTTCCTCGCAGACCTCTGTCAGGGGCCGCCGGAGGGCTCGCGGATCACGCTGGCCCGACCCGACCAGTGGTTGCGCGGGTGGCGCGGCGTGGACGAGGAGCAGGCGCTCACCGAGGTGTGCAGGCGCTACGTGCGGGCGTACGGCCCGGCCGGCGCCCAGGAGTTCCGCGAGTGGTTCGGCGGCGGCTCTCTCTCGGCTGCGGAGTGCCGCGCCGTCTTCACGCGCCTGTCCGGTGAGCTCGAGGAGGTGTCGGTCGACGGGCGGCCGGCGTTCGTGCTGAGCGGTGACGCGGACTTCCCGGAGCCGGCTCGGACGGTGCGCCTGCTCCCGGAGTACGACGTGCTGATCATGGGCTGCCGTGAGCGCGACCGGCTGATCCCCGAGCCCGTCCGCGCGCTGATCGCCGCGGACGGCCGCGGCCGGTATGAGGGCCCGGCGGGCGTCCGGTTGGTGCTCGTCGACGGCGTGGCGGCCGGACTGTGGCGGCGTGCAACCCGTGGCAAGGTGGTGGAGATCGACGCCACGCTCGCGGCCCCGGCCCGTCGCATCGGGCGGCGCGCGCTTGCCGGTGAGGCCGAACGGATCGGCACGCTGCTCGGGGTCGACGTCGCGCTGTCGATCAGGCGCTGA
- a CDS encoding ATP-binding protein produces MEPVLQQRVPAVPGAIRVLRREAVEAFEAGGGDQALGTDVALGVTEACANAIRHAYPDRADGHITMRAWFEDGLFVVQVLDRGIGMDAPTANPGAHLGLALLEQLADAQFGLREGGGTEIRLAFRTTGRDGHATGSHEPAAWAVPALSA; encoded by the coding sequence ATGGAACCAGTGCTCCAGCAGCGGGTGCCGGCCGTACCCGGGGCGATCCGGGTGCTGCGCCGCGAGGCCGTGGAGGCGTTCGAGGCGGGCGGCGGCGACCAGGCGCTGGGCACCGACGTCGCGCTCGGTGTCACGGAGGCGTGCGCGAACGCCATCCGCCACGCGTACCCGGACCGCGCCGATGGCCACATCACCATGCGGGCCTGGTTCGAGGACGGCCTGTTCGTCGTACAGGTGCTCGATCGCGGCATCGGGATGGACGCACCGACCGCGAACCCCGGCGCTCACCTCGGCCTCGCGCTGCTCGAGCAGTTGGCCGACGCGCAGTTCGGGCTGCGCGAGGGAGGCGGCACGGAGATCCGGCTGGCGTTCAGGACGACCGGCCGCGACGGGCACGCCACCGGCTCGCACGAGCCGGCCGCGTGGGCCGTGCCCGCGCTCAGCGCCTGA
- a CDS encoding PIG-L family deacetylase, protein MLVADPGAPTVVLSPHLDDAVWACFSLLGDGTVVATAFAGIPVGAPGWWDEQCGITDSAAHVQARRAEDAAVLGSLGARAVHLPLLDGQYRTEEPRPDDVIDALSEHVGAAARVIAWSGIGHPDHRLIRDTGLELHRRGIPVTLVADYCYSTRRGWPTWIDPVAGRREADDQWRELLGGALGDRLLSPRIVRLSEHRSAAKLAAMQGYVTQFDNIEREEPSWQDDGLPPSDPAKRRIEVFYDLDETTG, encoded by the coding sequence ATGCTCGTCGCGGATCCCGGGGCCCCGACCGTCGTGCTCTCGCCCCACCTGGACGACGCCGTCTGGGCATGCTTCTCGCTGCTCGGCGACGGGACGGTGGTCGCGACCGCCTTCGCCGGCATCCCCGTTGGGGCGCCCGGCTGGTGGGACGAGCAGTGCGGGATCACCGATTCGGCAGCGCACGTGCAGGCGCGTCGCGCTGAGGACGCCGCCGTGCTGGGGTCGCTCGGCGCGCGGGCGGTGCACCTGCCGCTGCTGGATGGCCAATACCGCACGGAGGAGCCGCGCCCGGATGACGTGATCGACGCGCTGTCCGAGCACGTGGGGGCCGCGGCGCGCGTGATCGCCTGGTCGGGCATCGGCCACCCCGACCACCGGCTGATCCGGGACACGGGGCTGGAACTGCACCGCCGCGGCATCCCGGTGACGCTCGTCGCGGACTACTGCTACAGCACCCGGCGCGGGTGGCCGACGTGGATCGATCCGGTGGCGGGCCGCCGCGAGGCAGACGACCAGTGGCGTGAGCTGCTGGGCGGCGCGCTCGGCGATCGCCTGCTGTCGCCGCGGATCGTCCGGCTGTCCGAGCACCGGTCGGCCGCGAAGCTCGCGGCCATGCAGGGCTATGTCACCCAGTTCGACAACATCGAGCGGGAGGAGCCGAGCTGGCAGGACGACGGGCTGCCGCCCAGCGATCCCGCCAAGCGGCGCATCGAGGTGTTCTACGACCTGGACGAGACCACCGGATGA
- a CDS encoding ThuA domain-containing protein, with amino-acid sequence MRVLIWNEHVHELERDEVAAIYPAGIHGALRAAVERHVPAADVAVGTLAGAEQGLGDEVLEHADVLVWWGHIAQEEVRDDRAEAVAARVRAGMGLVVLHSGHISKPFRLLMGTSCMLRWREGDDRHLMWTVDPAHPLAAGLPNPLDVGTDEMYGEPFAIPKPDELVFISGYSGGEVFRSGCCFRRGNGRIAYLSPGHETYPVYHNPLVGRLIANAVAWAAPVDGAQPPLDDCVWSPAGWFDA; translated from the coding sequence ATGAGGGTGCTGATCTGGAACGAGCACGTCCACGAGCTGGAGCGCGACGAAGTCGCAGCCATCTATCCGGCCGGCATCCACGGCGCGCTCCGTGCTGCCGTCGAGCGGCACGTGCCCGCCGCGGACGTCGCGGTCGGCACGCTCGCCGGCGCGGAGCAGGGCCTGGGCGACGAGGTGCTGGAGCACGCGGACGTGCTGGTCTGGTGGGGCCACATCGCGCAGGAGGAGGTGCGAGACGACCGCGCAGAGGCTGTCGCCGCCCGCGTCCGCGCCGGCATGGGGCTGGTGGTGCTGCACTCCGGACACATCTCCAAGCCGTTCCGGCTGCTGATGGGCACCTCATGCATGCTGCGGTGGCGCGAGGGCGACGATCGCCACCTGATGTGGACCGTCGATCCGGCTCATCCGCTCGCCGCCGGCCTTCCCAACCCGCTCGACGTCGGCACGGACGAGATGTACGGGGAGCCGTTCGCGATCCCCAAGCCGGACGAGCTGGTCTTCATCAGCGGGTACTCGGGCGGCGAGGTGTTTCGCAGCGGCTGCTGCTTTCGCCGCGGCAACGGCCGCATCGCGTACCTCAGCCCCGGGCACGAGACCTATCCGGTGTACCACAACCCTCTGGTGGGCCGCCTGATCGCGAACGCCGTCGCGTGGGCCGCCCCGGTGGACGGCGCTCAGCCGCCGCTCGACGACTGCGTCTGGTCACCCGCGG